The Pricia mediterranea genome includes a window with the following:
- the fbaA gene encoding class II fructose-bisphosphate aldolase → MAHNIKPGVATGDEVQAIFKYAKEKGFALPAVNVIGSNTINGVLETAASLNAPVMIQFSNGGAQFNAGKGLSNEGQKAAVLGAVAGAKHVHQLAEAYGATVILHTDHCAKKLLPWIDGMLDASEKHFEETGKSLFSSHMIDLSEEPIEENIEICKGYLERMAKMNMTLEIELGITGGEEDGVDNTDVDDSKLYTQPEEVAYAYEELSKVSHRFTIAAAFGNVHGVYKPGNVKLTPEILKNSQDYVSEKYGVGHNHIDFVFHGGSGSSVAEIREGIGYGVIKMNIDTDLQYAFLTGVRDYVQDKKDYLQTQIGNPKGADEPNKKFYDPRVWLREGEKSFVERLKKAFEDLNNVDTL, encoded by the coding sequence ATGGCCCACAATATTAAACCCGGCGTTGCTACCGGAGACGAAGTACAGGCAATTTTCAAATACGCCAAGGAAAAAGGTTTTGCCCTTCCGGCGGTAAATGTAATAGGATCGAACACCATCAATGGCGTCTTGGAAACCGCCGCGAGCCTGAACGCTCCGGTCATGATCCAGTTCTCGAACGGGGGCGCACAGTTCAATGCGGGTAAAGGTCTTTCCAACGAGGGGCAAAAAGCAGCCGTACTCGGTGCCGTCGCGGGAGCCAAACACGTACACCAATTGGCGGAAGCCTACGGCGCCACCGTCATTCTTCATACCGACCATTGTGCAAAAAAACTATTGCCCTGGATCGACGGGATGCTCGATGCGAGCGAAAAGCATTTTGAGGAAACGGGCAAGTCCTTGTTCAGTTCGCATATGATCGACCTATCTGAAGAGCCGATCGAAGAAAACATTGAAATCTGCAAAGGGTATCTGGAGCGGATGGCCAAAATGAACATGACGCTCGAAATCGAACTGGGTATCACGGGCGGGGAAGAAGACGGAGTCGACAATACCGATGTTGACGATTCAAAACTATACACCCAACCCGAAGAAGTGGCATACGCCTACGAAGAACTCTCCAAAGTGAGTCACCGATTTACCATCGCCGCCGCATTCGGCAACGTCCATGGCGTTTACAAACCGGGCAATGTCAAGCTGACTCCGGAAATACTGAAAAACTCACAGGATTACGTCTCCGAAAAATATGGCGTCGGACATAACCATATCGACTTCGTGTTTCATGGCGGTTCGGGATCATCGGTTGCCGAAATACGGGAGGGTATCGGCTACGGAGTTATCAAAATGAATATCGATACCGATCTGCAGTACGCCTTTCTCACCGGAGTAAGGGATTATGTTCAGGATAAAAAGGACTATCTTCAAACCCAAATAGGAAATCCCAAAGGTGCCGACGAGCCCAACAAAAAATTCTATGACCCTAGAGTCTGGCTCCGTGAGGGCGAAAAGTCTTTTGTAGAACGCTTGAAAAAAGCTTTTGAGGATTTAAATAACGTAGATACCTTATAA